The following DNA comes from Candidatus Eremiobacteraceae bacterium.
ACCGCCGACGTCTACGCGATCAACGCCTCGACCGGCGCCAAGATGTCCGGGCTCGCCGGCTCGGGCGGGTTGGACAACGCCTACTCGCAGTTGGCCGCGGTTCCCGGCGTGGTCTCCGCGATCGGACTTGGCTGGGACAACGGCACGCTGTCGATTCGCGGCGGCAAGTTCCAAGACGCTGCCTACGAGTTCGACGGCGTTCCCGTCAACAGGTCTTTTGACAACTATCCGGCCACCGAGCTTGCTACGCTCGGCCAGCAAGAGCTACAAGTCTACACCGGCGGCGCGCCCGTCGGAACCAGCGCCAACGGCATAGCCGGATTCGTGAACCAGGTCATCCGCAACGGCACGTATCCAGGCTTTGCGGAGATGAACTTCGGGGTCGGCGGTCCCGCGCTCTACAACAAATTCGACATACAAGCGGGCGGCGCGACGCCGGATCGCAACTTCACATACTTCGTCGGCTTACAGAAATCGTCGACTTCGCAGAGGCTTGCGGATCAGTTCAACGGCGCGTCGCTGACGAACTCGGCAGCCAACGTCACACTCCTGGACTTCAAGGTGCCGCCGGGCGGTCTCAGCGCGGGCTGCAACCCCGCGACGAATCCGAACTACGCGAGCTATACGATCTGCTACGCGCAAGGCGTCGGCCCATTCTTCGGTCCGAGCGGCTACATCCTCGGGCCCTGGACATGGGATTCTCCCGCTACCGCGTACGACTCACAAAACGTCATCAACTTGCATTTCGGCATTCCACATTCCAAGGATGCCGGCAAGGACGACATCCAGGTCCTTTTCGACAACTCGTATCAGTTGACGAACTACTACAACACACTCGGCGACATGTTGCCGGCGATTCAAGCGGATTGCGCCGCGGGCGGACCGATATTCGCCAACGTCTCCTGCACCGGCCCGATCATCACGGCGCCCAGCGGCCTCGTGTATCAAGGACCGACCGGTGTTGCGCTACCTGCAAGCGCCACGTCGCGCATCGTGCCGTACGCATTCCCCGATTGCTCGCTTGTCTGCCAGCCGGGCATCAACGCGGCCGACGGACAGCAAGTGGGCCAGAGCATCGAGAAGCTCCAGTATCAGCATAACTTCGGGAGTACGGCGTACCTCCGTGTCTACGGCTACTCGTTCTATTCGTGGTGGTACAATCACGGCGCTGTCGGAACGGCGTTCCCGTTCGTCCTGAATCAGAACCCCATGTATGACCTCGACACGCACACCCGCGGTGTTTCAGCGACGTTCGCCGATCAGCTGAATGACAAAAACCTGTTCAGCGTTGACGCGTCAGTCGTTCACGCCACGAGCACGCGCTACAATAACTCGACGTATAACACGGGGCCCGGGAGCACGCTTTCGGAACTGGTCAGCTCGGCGAACCCGCTCAACGGCTTGTGCTACAACCTTGCGAATACTGCGGTGCCAGTCTCGTGCGAGCCGGGTGGAGGCGCAAGCAGAACGACGTTCGGCGCCCCGCTTCCCACCACCCCAGCACCCGCCGGCTTCGAATACCTCGTCGTAGAAAACGGCAATCACGGCTTCCTCAACCAGGTCGTGCCGACGTTCACGAGCTTCGACATCAACGATGATCTGCAGGCAAGCGAACACCTGAAGTTCAGCCTCGGCCTGCGTCTCGACAACTACCAATTCCTAGGATCAAACACTCAGGGACTCGCGCGCACGTTCTGGTTCAACGCTTGGAATCAGGTCGCGTGCGTCTCGACGGCTCCGGGTTCGACGCCGTTCTTCAATCCCGCCGGACCCGGCGCCGCGTGCCCGGCCGGAACCAAGGTCGCGACGATGGTCAACACCCCGAGCGACAACAAATACAACGAGACCGAACCGCGCGTCGCGTTCACCTACTCGACCACGCCAAACGACGTCTTCCGCGGTGAATACGCCGTAAGCGCGCAGCCGGCCAACGCCGCGTACCAGCAGTACAACACGGCGCAGCAGAACCTTCCGAACGCGATCGCGCCGTCGTTCTACCAATACGGCTTCAACTCGCCCAGCCACGTGATCCCGCCGCAGGTGGCCTACAACACCGACGTCTCATGGGAGCACCACTTCAACGGCAGTGACGTCTCGTTCAAACTGACGCCGTACCTGAGAAAGACGAAGGACGAGAGCCAAAACATCGTCATCAGCTTCGCGACGAACTTCGCTTCCGGACTGCCGATCGGCAATTCGACGGACACGGGCGTTGAGTTTGCGCTGACGAAGGGCGATTTCAACGCGAACGGCTTCTCGGGTATGCTCTCCTACACGCATGAGAACAACGTGACGCGATATTCTCCGCTGCCAAACGGCAACGGGTCGCTGCTCTCGTCGATCAACAATGCGATCAAACAATACAACGGCTACACGAGCGCGTGCGCGGCCGCCCCGACGCGGCCGATTTGCGGCGCGACCGCCACAGGAGCCGCGGCAGCTCCTTGCTATACCGCCGGCGGGGCGCCCGATCCCGGCTGCGCGGCCGGCGACATCGCAAATCCGTACTGGAACGCTCCGCCGCGCGGCCTGTTCGATCTGTACGGCACATATCCGACCGAACAGCTCGGCGGATTCTTCCCCAACGCGAACATCTTCGGGTCGATTCCTACGGGCGTCATCCCGAACTACTTCACCGCGGTGTTGAACTTCCGGCATGGCAAACTCGACCTCACCCCGACGGCCGTGTTCACGGAAGGGAACGCCTACGGTTCGCCGCTGGTCGCCGCCGGTATCGCGCCCGACTTGGGCTTCTTCTGCTCGAACGGGCAATCGCCGACGCTAACCGGATCAACGACGGGCGACCCGCGTTACCCGTACGGAGCCGCCGGCGGTTCGCCGTTTAACGCTACGTGCTTTGCTCCGCTCGGCGGTGTGCCGGATCCTGTCACACATAACTTCGACTCCTTCGGAACGTTCCGTAACCCGTCGAACATCAACCTCGGCATGCAGATCAGCTACGATGTCTCCCCACATGCCACGGCACAATTCCAGCTGATCAACGTCTACAATCGGTGCTTCGGCGGAGCGAGCGAGCCGTGGACGAAAGGCGCAGGCGAACACATCTGCGGCTACGTCGGCGGCGGCAACGGCTTCGGCTACGGAGCCAACTTCTACAATCCGAACTCGACGATCGATCCGGGCGAACGGTTCCCATACGTCGGCGCAAACGGCGGCGCGCCGTTCTTCGCCGTCTTCGATCTGAAGTTCAAGATGTAGGCCATATCTCTACGACGACGCTCAAGGGGCCGACGCTTTCGTCGGCCCCTTCTTGCAATCCGGAGGATACCATGATGTTCGCGCAGTTCTCGTTCATCGTTCTCGCGCTCGTCGCTCCCGCGGCCGGCACCGGCGGCGCGTCGCCGTTGCGCGAAGTCGTCTTCAACGCTTCGTACAGCGATACGCATACGCAGAACAC
Coding sequences within:
- a CDS encoding TonB-dependent receptor, with product TADVYAINASTGAKMSGLAGSGGLDNAYSQLAAVPGVVSAIGLGWDNGTLSIRGGKFQDAAYEFDGVPVNRSFDNYPATELATLGQQELQVYTGGAPVGTSANGIAGFVNQVIRNGTYPGFAEMNFGVGGPALYNKFDIQAGGATPDRNFTYFVGLQKSSTSQRLADQFNGASLTNSAANVTLLDFKVPPGGLSAGCNPATNPNYASYTICYAQGVGPFFGPSGYILGPWTWDSPATAYDSQNVINLHFGIPHSKDAGKDDIQVLFDNSYQLTNYYNTLGDMLPAIQADCAAGGPIFANVSCTGPIITAPSGLVYQGPTGVALPASATSRIVPYAFPDCSLVCQPGINAADGQQVGQSIEKLQYQHNFGSTAYLRVYGYSFYSWWYNHGAVGTAFPFVLNQNPMYDLDTHTRGVSATFADQLNDKNLFSVDASVVHATSTRYNNSTYNTGPGSTLSELVSSANPLNGLCYNLANTAVPVSCEPGGGASRTTFGAPLPTTPAPAGFEYLVVENGNHGFLNQVVPTFTSFDINDDLQASEHLKFSLGLRLDNYQFLGSNTQGLARTFWFNAWNQVACVSTAPGSTPFFNPAGPGAACPAGTKVATMVNTPSDNKYNETEPRVAFTYSTTPNDVFRGEYAVSAQPANAAYQQYNTAQQNLPNAIAPSFYQYGFNSPSHVIPPQVAYNTDVSWEHHFNGSDVSFKLTPYLRKTKDESQNIVISFATNFASGLPIGNSTDTGVEFALTKGDFNANGFSGMLSYTHENNVTRYSPLPNGNGSLLSSINNAIKQYNGYTSACAAAPTRPICGATATGAAAAPCYTAGGAPDPGCAAGDIANPYWNAPPRGLFDLYGTYPTEQLGGFFPNANIFGSIPTGVIPNYFTAVLNFRHGKLDLTPTAVFTEGNAYGSPLVAAGIAPDLGFFCSNGQSPTLTGSTTGDPRYPYGAAGGSPFNATCFAPLGGVPDPVTHNFDSFGTFRNPSNINLGMQISYDVSPHATAQFQLINVYNRCFGGASEPWTKGAGEHICGYVGGGNGFGYGANFYNPNSTIDPGERFPYVGANGGAPFFAVFDLKFKM